In one window of Polaromonas naphthalenivorans CJ2 DNA:
- a CDS encoding ATP-binding protein: protein MIRAPRSLQNRLLLLVLSGVALVWLVTSVLTWFDVRHELDELLDGHLAQAAALLVVQQAQEMEEDDGKGLDAPTLHRYAPKVAFQVFHEDRLALRSANAPVAPMVGAGKDFTFGFRTVQMDGMDWRVFAAHGAKRDVQVYVGEQVSSRNAILWAVLRSTLWPMAVALPLLVLAVWWAVRLGVQPIRQLGRVLAERQPQALSPVAIDHLPDEMAPMIAALNSLFERIGLLLESERRFTADAAHELRTPIAAIRMQAQVAMGESDNALRQHALQGTLEGCDRATRLVEQLLSLSRLEAAESPAMADVDLRALAQRVVAELAPKAIGKKQSLEFEASQPCTIPGNETLLAVLVRNLVDNAVRYSPLAAHIRVEVQRQNGQVVLRVEDSGPGLDDAERQRLGERFFRVTGSLESGSGLGWSIVRRIAAVHRLKIDVGRSARLGGLSVRVIYDE, encoded by the coding sequence ATGATCCGGGCGCCCCGATCCCTGCAAAACCGGCTGCTGCTGCTGGTGCTTTCCGGTGTGGCGCTGGTCTGGCTGGTGACCTCGGTGCTGACCTGGTTCGATGTGCGCCACGAGCTGGACGAGCTGCTCGACGGCCATCTGGCGCAGGCCGCAGCCCTGCTGGTGGTGCAGCAGGCGCAAGAGATGGAAGAGGACGACGGCAAGGGCCTGGACGCGCCCACGCTGCACCGCTATGCGCCCAAGGTGGCGTTCCAGGTTTTCCATGAAGACCGGCTGGCGCTGCGTTCGGCCAATGCGCCGGTCGCCCCGATGGTCGGGGCCGGAAAAGACTTCACCTTCGGCTTCAGGACCGTGCAGATGGATGGCATGGACTGGCGCGTTTTTGCCGCCCATGGCGCCAAGCGCGATGTGCAGGTCTATGTGGGTGAGCAGGTCAGCTCGCGCAACGCCATTTTGTGGGCGGTGCTGCGCAGCACCCTGTGGCCGATGGCGGTGGCGCTGCCGCTGCTGGTGCTGGCGGTGTGGTGGGCGGTGCGCTTGGGCGTGCAGCCGATTCGCCAGCTCGGACGCGTACTGGCCGAGCGCCAGCCGCAGGCGCTGAGTCCGGTCGCCATCGATCATTTGCCCGACGAGATGGCGCCCATGATCGCCGCCCTGAACAGCCTGTTCGAGCGCATAGGCCTGTTGCTGGAGTCCGAGCGCCGCTTCACGGCCGACGCGGCGCACGAGCTGCGCACGCCGATTGCCGCCATCCGCATGCAGGCGCAAGTCGCCATGGGTGAGTCTGACAACGCCCTGCGGCAACACGCGCTGCAGGGCACGCTCGAAGGCTGCGACCGCGCCACCCGGCTGGTCGAGCAGCTGCTCAGCCTGTCCCGGCTCGAAGCGGCAGAATCGCCCGCCATGGCCGATGTCGATTTGCGGGCGCTGGCCCAGCGCGTCGTGGCCGAACTGGCGCCCAAGGCGATTGGCAAAAAACAGTCGCTCGAATTCGAAGCCAGCCAGCCCTGCACCATTCCGGGCAACGAGACGCTGTTGGCGGTGCTGGTGCGCAACCTGGTGGACAACGCGGTGCGCTACAGCCCGCTAGCCGCGCACATCCGGGTGGAGGTGCAACGGCAGAACGGGCAAGTGGTGCTGCGTGTCGAGGACAGCGGGCCGGGCCTTGATGACGCCGAGCGCCAGCGGCTGGGCGAGCGTTTCTTCCGCGTCACCGGCAGCCTGGAGAGCGGCAGCGGGCTGGGCTGGTCCATCGTGCGGCGCATCGCGGCCGTGCACCGGCTGAAGATCGACGTTGGGCGCTCGGCGCGGCTGGGCGGGCTGTCTGTGCGCGTAATTTATGATGAATAA
- a CDS encoding extensin-like domain-containing protein, with protein MPQPDSPDHQAQLPSAQPRQRHWLGLVVICSAIAAGAYGWYSGAIVIPDRFNPWAPLDVMAPPDFLTGYKLSRTRSDPVRCLNALAQTKMAYDRLPDRVTGPGCGFENAVLLRTAGVRLGAPLSLSCPMALSFFMWEQHALQPAAQQHFGQRVAAIDHLGSYACRNINRGERSAPNAPGASRSRHATANALDIAGFTLQNGKRITVLKDWRPADAATPPDAEARMLADAHQGACRLFNGVLGPDYNAVHRDHFHLETGGYALCR; from the coding sequence ATGCCGCAGCCCGACTCGCCAGACCACCAAGCCCAGCTACCGTCCGCGCAGCCACGCCAGCGCCACTGGCTTGGCCTCGTCGTTATCTGCAGCGCGATTGCCGCCGGCGCCTATGGCTGGTACAGCGGCGCCATCGTGATTCCAGACCGCTTCAATCCCTGGGCACCGCTCGATGTCATGGCGCCACCGGATTTCCTGACCGGCTACAAGTTGTCGCGAACCCGCAGCGACCCGGTGCGCTGCCTGAACGCGCTGGCGCAAACCAAAATGGCCTACGACCGCCTGCCCGACCGCGTCACCGGCCCAGGTTGCGGCTTTGAAAATGCAGTCCTCCTGCGCACGGCCGGGGTGCGCCTGGGCGCGCCGCTGTCGCTCAGCTGCCCGATGGCCTTGTCTTTTTTCATGTGGGAACAGCATGCGCTGCAGCCCGCCGCCCAGCAGCACTTCGGCCAGCGCGTAGCCGCCATCGACCACCTCGGCAGTTACGCCTGCCGCAACATCAACCGTGGGGAACGCTCGGCGCCCAATGCGCCAGGCGCCTCGCGCAGCCGCCATGCCACGGCCAATGCGCTCGACATTGCCGGCTTTACGCTGCAAAACGGAAAGCGCATCACCGTGCTGAAGGATTGGCGGCCTGCCGATGCGGCCACGCCGCCCGACGCTGAAGCGCGGATGCTGGCCGATGCGCACCAGGGCGCCTGCCGGCTCTTCAACGGTGTGCTCGGTCCCGACTACAACGCCGTGCACCGCGACCATTTCCACCTGGAAACCGGCGGCTACGCCCTGTGCCGCTAG
- a CDS encoding nitronate monooxygenase, giving the protein MKRVDDFRLKFGHKELVPIIIGGMGVDISTAELALEAARLGGIGHISDALIHDVSDRRFDTEFVKGKTRFYKHNIANSDKSSVQFDLGQLAEATRLHVGKTMEAKRGDGMVFVNVMEKLTMNSPRDTLEVRLNSALDAGIDGITLSAGLHLGSFGLMAEHPRFRDAKLGIIVSSVRALQLFLRKTARLQRLPDYVIVEGPLAGGHLGFGMDWAKYDLATIVAEIAAYLKAEQIDIPLIAAGGIFTGSDAVSFLENGAAAVQVATRFTVANECGLPAKVKQEYFKASEEDIVVNTISPTGYPMRMLKNTPAIGSGIRPNCEAYGYLLDGNGNCAYITAYNAQIVIHPDGKNLSVMDKTCLCTHMRNYNCWTCGSMTYRLKDTTRMLPDGTYLPLSAEHIFRDYQFSVDNRVLLPE; this is encoded by the coding sequence ATGAAAAGAGTTGATGATTTCCGCCTGAAATTCGGCCACAAAGAACTGGTTCCGATCATCATTGGCGGAATGGGCGTCGATATTTCCACCGCCGAGCTGGCGCTGGAGGCTGCGCGCCTGGGCGGCATCGGCCATATCTCCGACGCCCTGATTCATGACGTTTCCGACCGGCGCTTCGACACCGAGTTTGTCAAGGGAAAAACCCGCTTCTACAAGCACAACATCGCCAACTCGGACAAGAGCAGCGTCCAGTTCGACCTGGGCCAGCTGGCCGAGGCGACCCGGCTGCATGTGGGCAAGACCATGGAAGCCAAGCGCGGCGACGGCATGGTGTTCGTCAACGTCATGGAAAAGCTGACCATGAACTCGCCGCGCGACACGCTGGAGGTGCGGCTCAATTCGGCGCTGGATGCGGGCATCGACGGCATCACCCTGAGCGCCGGCCTGCACCTGGGCTCGTTCGGCCTGATGGCCGAGCACCCGCGCTTTCGCGATGCCAAGCTGGGCATCATCGTGTCGTCGGTGCGCGCCCTGCAGCTGTTCCTGCGCAAGACCGCCCGCCTGCAGCGCCTGCCGGACTATGTGATCGTTGAAGGCCCGCTGGCCGGCGGACACCTGGGCTTCGGCATGGACTGGGCCAAGTACGACCTGGCGACCATCGTGGCGGAGATCGCCGCCTACCTGAAAGCCGAGCAGATCGACATTCCGCTGATTGCCGCCGGCGGCATCTTCACCGGCAGCGACGCCGTGTCATTCCTTGAAAACGGCGCGGCCGCCGTGCAGGTGGCCACGCGCTTCACGGTGGCCAATGAATGCGGGCTGCCGGCCAAGGTCAAGCAGGAGTATTTCAAGGCCAGCGAGGAAGACATCGTGGTCAACACGATTTCGCCGACCGGCTACCCGATGCGCATGCTGAAAAACACGCCCGCCATCGGCTCGGGCATCCGGCCCAATTGCGAGGCCTACGGCTACCTGCTCGACGGCAACGGCAACTGCGCCTACATCACGGCCTACAACGCGCAAATCGTCATCCACCCGGACGGCAAGAACCTGTCGGTCATGGACAAGACCTGCCTGTGCACGCACATGCGCAACTACAACTGCTGGACCTGCGGCAGCATGACCTACCGGCTCAAGGACACCACGCGAATGCTGCCCGACGGCACTTACCTGCCCCTGAGCGCCGAGCACATCTTCCGGGATTACCAGTTCAGCGTGGACAACCGGGTGCTGCTGCCCGAGTAA
- a CDS encoding PH domain-containing protein, with the protein MGLLDGMMGNASKIDAGKIQQEFEQILAAGEQVEHAYQLIRDYFVFTSKRLVLVDKQGMTGSKVEYHSIPYKSITHFSVETGGHFDLDAELKIWISGTALPFQKRFNKKLSIYEVQSVLAGYVLR; encoded by the coding sequence ATGGGCTTGCTGGACGGAATGATGGGCAACGCGTCGAAGATCGACGCCGGAAAAATTCAACAGGAGTTCGAGCAGATCCTGGCCGCTGGCGAGCAGGTCGAACATGCCTACCAGTTGATCCGTGACTACTTTGTGTTCACCAGCAAGCGGCTGGTGCTGGTGGACAAGCAGGGCATGACCGGCAGCAAGGTCGAGTACCACTCAATCCCGTACAAAAGCATCACGCATTTCAGCGTCGAGACCGGCGGCCACTTCGACCTGGACGCCGAGCTGAAAATCTGGATTTCGGGGACCGCCCTGCCTTTTCAAAAGCGCTTCAACAAGAAGCTGAGCATCTACGAGGTGCAAAGCGTGCTGGCGGGCTACGTGCTGCGCTAG
- a CDS encoding VIT1/CCC1 transporter family protein gives MPKKPLSRHLERHRTDRIGWLRAAVLGANDGIVSTASLVLGVAAAGADQQAILVAGVAGLMAGAMSMAAGEYVSVHSQADTENAELERERLEIEQHPLAEHAELAGIYAARGLSPELARQVAEQLMVHDALGAHVRDELGISDTLSAHPVQAALASASSFALGAALPLAVIALAPARGLTAWVALTSLVFLALLGALAARAGGASLVAGAWRVTFWGALAMAITAGVGALFGAVV, from the coding sequence TTGCCCAAGAAACCGCTCAGCCGCCACCTCGAACGCCATCGCACGGACCGCATCGGCTGGCTGCGCGCCGCCGTGCTGGGCGCCAACGACGGCATTGTCTCCACCGCCAGCCTGGTGCTGGGCGTGGCTGCCGCCGGCGCCGATCAGCAAGCTATTTTGGTCGCCGGCGTGGCCGGGTTGATGGCCGGCGCCATGTCGATGGCGGCAGGTGAATATGTCTCGGTCCACTCCCAGGCCGATACGGAAAACGCCGAGCTGGAGCGCGAGCGCCTTGAAATCGAACAGCATCCTCTTGCCGAGCATGCAGAACTGGCGGGCATCTATGCGGCACGCGGCCTGAGCCCTGAGCTGGCCCGCCAGGTGGCCGAGCAATTGATGGTGCATGACGCACTGGGCGCCCATGTGCGCGATGAACTGGGCATTTCCGACACCTTGAGCGCGCATCCGGTCCAGGCCGCCCTGGCGTCGGCGAGCAGCTTTGCGCTGGGCGCGGCGTTGCCGCTGGCCGTCATCGCCCTGGCGCCAGCGCGGGGGCTGACCGCCTGGGTGGCGCTGACTTCGCTGGTTTTCCTGGCGCTGCTGGGCGCCCTGGCTGCCCGTGCCGGTGGCGCCAGCCTTGTCGCCGGCGCCTGGCGCGTCACTTTCTGGGGCGCGCTGGCGATGGCGATCACGGCAGGGGTTGGCGCACTGTTCGGCGCTGTTGTGTAA
- a CDS encoding cytochrome b/b6 domain-containing protein yields the protein MTTHTFPSPEPSAAPAGAQTQAPRPQSRRVVDATTRMLHWLMALSFTGAYLTADGERWRLVHVTLGYTLAGLLVARVLWGLLGPRQARLAMLWRKLQGLPGWLKSLPNVKSIATAQPAWRQGQNLMMALAIVLILGVVVPLTLSGYAVWDEWGGEWLEEVHEFFGNAMLAVVLAHVGLIALLSLLRRKNQALPMLTGRAAGPGPDLARRNHGILAAAVLACVLGFWGWQWSEAPQNAGAQDAAQTDNARNPDSD from the coding sequence ATGACCACCCATACCTTTCCTTCTCCAGAACCCTCTGCCGCGCCGGCTGGCGCGCAAACCCAGGCGCCCCGTCCGCAAAGCCGCCGCGTGGTGGATGCGACCACGCGCATGCTGCACTGGCTGATGGCGCTGAGCTTTACCGGCGCCTACCTCACCGCCGACGGCGAGCGCTGGCGCCTGGTGCATGTGACGCTGGGCTATACCCTGGCCGGCCTGCTGGTGGCGCGCGTGCTGTGGGGCCTGCTCGGGCCGCGCCAGGCCAGGCTGGCCATGCTGTGGCGCAAGTTGCAGGGCCTGCCGGGCTGGCTGAAGTCGCTGCCGAACGTCAAGTCCATCGCCACCGCGCAGCCCGCCTGGCGCCAGGGCCAGAACCTCATGATGGCGCTGGCCATCGTGCTCATCCTGGGCGTGGTGGTGCCGCTGACGCTCAGCGGCTACGCGGTCTGGGACGAGTGGGGCGGCGAATGGCTCGAAGAGGTGCATGAATTTTTCGGCAATGCCATGCTCGCCGTGGTGCTGGCGCATGTCGGGCTGATTGCCTTGCTGAGCCTGCTGCGGCGCAAGAACCAGGCGTTGCCCATGCTGACCGGCCGCGCCGCCGGCCCCGGCCCGGACCTGGCCAGGCGCAACCACGGCATTTTGGCGGCCGCTGTGCTGGCCTGCGTGCTGGGTTTCTGGGGCTGGCAGTGGAGCGAGGCGCCGCAAAACGCGGGCGCCCAGGACGCGGCGCAGACTGATAATGCCCGCAACCCTGACAGCGACTGA
- a CDS encoding diheme cytochrome c — translation MSFRFPSLSTKVLFGVLATICATQAAMADGDRRMVPLLPQYKQECAACHLAYPPGMLPAASWKRVMAGLPKHYGTDASLDPATVKELSTWLGANAGTYKRVSEEPPQDRITTSSWFERKHREVAPDTWKRAAIGSRANCAACHTRADKGDFDEDNVRIPK, via the coding sequence ATGTCATTCCGGTTTCCCTCACTCTCCACCAAAGTCCTGTTCGGCGTGCTTGCCACCATCTGCGCCACGCAGGCGGCGATGGCCGATGGCGACAGGCGCATGGTGCCGCTGCTGCCCCAATACAAGCAGGAATGCGCCGCCTGCCACCTGGCGTATCCGCCCGGCATGCTGCCGGCGGCCTCGTGGAAACGGGTCATGGCGGGCCTGCCCAAACACTACGGAACCGACGCGTCGCTCGACCCGGCGACGGTCAAGGAGCTTTCCACCTGGCTGGGCGCCAACGCCGGCACCTACAAGCGCGTCAGCGAAGAGCCGCCGCAGGACCGCATCACCACGTCAAGCTGGTTCGAGCGCAAGCATCGGGAAGTAGCGCCCGATACCTGGAAACGGGCCGCCATCGGCAGCCGGGCCAACTGCGCCGCCTGCCACACCCGCGCCGACAAGGGCGACTTCGACGAAGACAACGTCCGCATTCCGAAATAA
- the grpE gene encoding nucleotide exchange factor GrpE produces the protein MSENKQPEQNQDLTGEPSPEELEAAQAADEFDAMNAASEAQAQLAVLQAKNTELSDNYLRAKAEAENARRRAEDEISKARKFALESFAESLLPVLDSLEAGLNMKEATLEQLREGSQATLKQLKAALERNKVIEINPVAGSKFDPHQHQAISMVPAAQEANTVVAVLQKGYLIAERVLRPALVTVAAPQ, from the coding sequence ATGTCCGAGAACAAACAACCCGAACAGAACCAAGACCTGACCGGCGAGCCCAGCCCCGAAGAACTCGAAGCAGCGCAGGCGGCCGACGAGTTTGACGCGATGAACGCGGCCAGCGAGGCCCAGGCCCAGCTGGCAGTCCTGCAGGCCAAGAACACCGAACTGTCCGACAACTACCTGCGCGCCAAGGCCGAGGCTGAAAACGCCCGCCGCCGCGCCGAGGATGAAATTTCCAAGGCGCGCAAGTTCGCCCTTGAAAGCTTCGCCGAAAGCCTGCTGCCGGTGCTCGACAGCCTGGAAGCCGGCCTGAACATGAAGGAAGCCACGCTGGAGCAGTTGCGCGAAGGCTCGCAGGCCACGCTCAAGCAGCTCAAGGCCGCGCTGGAGCGCAACAAGGTCATCGAGATCAATCCAGTGGCCGGCAGCAAATTCGATCCGCACCAGCACCAGGCCATCAGCATGGTGCCTGCCGCGCAGGAAGCCAACACCGTGGTGGCCGTGCTGCAAAAGGGCTACCTGATTGCCGAGCGCGTGCTGCGCCCTGCCCTGGTCACGGTGGCAGCGCCGCAATAA
- a CDS encoding DUF1924 domain-containing protein → MKPSPLHPSPLKALLAAAALACAAIAPVAHAATPAEQLAGYTAQAGAPAVPARGQQFFNTRHGREWSCASCHGALPTQAGKHASTGKSISALAPAFNPERFTDTAKTEKWFRRNCNDVAGRECTAAEKADVLSWLLALKR, encoded by the coding sequence ATGAAGCCGTCACCCCTGCACCCATCGCCGTTGAAAGCCTTGCTGGCTGCAGCTGCTCTGGCCTGCGCCGCCATCGCCCCAGTCGCCCACGCCGCGACACCGGCGGAACAGTTGGCCGGCTACACGGCCCAGGCGGGAGCGCCTGCCGTGCCGGCTCGCGGGCAGCAATTCTTCAATACGCGCCACGGTCGCGAATGGAGTTGCGCCTCCTGCCACGGTGCCTTGCCGACACAGGCCGGCAAGCATGCCTCCACCGGCAAATCCATCAGCGCGCTGGCGCCGGCCTTCAACCCCGAGCGTTTCACCGACACGGCCAAGACCGAAAAATGGTTTCGCCGCAACTGCAACGATGTCGCGGGCCGCGAATGCACGGCCGCCGAAAAGGCCGATGTGCTGAGCTGGCTGCTGGCGCTCAAGCGCTGA
- a CDS encoding response regulator, with translation MRILLAEDDSLLGDGLRAGLRQLGFQVDWVRDGEAAERELRAQPYEAAVLDLGLPRKDGLDVLAAVRRSGVKTPVLVLTARDAVPERIRGLDAGADDYVVKPVDLHELAARLRALVRRAHGQPQERLSAQDVELDPASRTVRKAGEPVTLSTREFDLLQAFMLSADRVLSREQLEQQLYSWGQEVESNAIEVHIHNLRRKLGPALIHTVRGVGYMLQKGLSR, from the coding sequence ATGCGCATCCTGCTTGCCGAAGACGATTCCTTGCTGGGCGACGGCCTGCGCGCCGGGCTGCGCCAGCTCGGCTTTCAGGTGGACTGGGTGCGCGATGGCGAAGCCGCCGAGCGCGAGCTGCGCGCCCAGCCGTATGAAGCCGCTGTGCTCGACCTCGGGCTGCCGCGCAAGGATGGCCTGGACGTTCTGGCCGCCGTTCGCCGCTCTGGCGTCAAGACGCCGGTGCTGGTGCTGACCGCCCGCGACGCCGTGCCCGAGCGCATACGCGGACTCGATGCCGGCGCCGACGACTATGTCGTCAAGCCGGTCGATCTGCACGAGCTGGCCGCGCGGCTGCGCGCGCTGGTGCGCCGCGCGCACGGCCAGCCGCAGGAGCGCCTGAGCGCGCAGGATGTCGAGCTGGACCCGGCGTCCCGCACGGTGCGCAAGGCGGGCGAGCCGGTCACGCTTTCGACGCGGGAGTTCGATCTGCTGCAGGCCTTCATGCTCAGCGCCGACCGCGTGCTGTCGCGCGAGCAGCTGGAGCAGCAGCTCTACAGCTGGGGCCAGGAGGTGGAGAGCAACGCCATCGAGGTGCATATCCACAATTTGCGGCGCAAGCTCGGTCCGGCGCTGATCCACACGGTGCGCGGCGTCGGCTACATGCTGCAGAAGGGCCTGTCCAGATGA
- a CDS encoding cation diffusion facilitator family transporter, with protein sequence MKFNDLADDTEDSQHGPAERAAAASRSTWVSVGVNIVLTVGQIGAGILSKSQGLIADGIHSLSDLVADFVVLFAGHHSKKDADQDHPYGHQRFETAASLALGVILLVVGTGMLWSAIGKLQSPETVPQVHASALWVVGIALIAKESLFRYMLAVAKRVKSSMLVANAWHARSDAASSLVVGIGIIGNLAGYPILDPIAALIVGFMVTRMGWEFGWDALHDLMDRAVDEQEVEAIRQTLIETPGVSDVHDVRTRKMGDMIVVDAHIEVDASISVEAGHDIAVEARQRVLKRHRVLNLMTHVDPWKRPDLDHAGWTPKD encoded by the coding sequence ATGAAATTCAACGACCTCGCCGATGACACCGAAGACAGCCAGCACGGCCCGGCCGAACGCGCGGCGGCGGCTTCGCGCAGCACCTGGGTCAGCGTGGGCGTCAACATCGTCCTGACGGTCGGCCAGATCGGCGCCGGCATCCTGTCCAAATCCCAGGGCTTGATTGCCGACGGCATCCATTCGCTGTCCGACCTGGTCGCCGACTTCGTGGTGCTGTTTGCGGGCCATCACAGCAAGAAGGACGCGGACCAGGACCATCCCTACGGCCACCAGCGCTTTGAAACCGCCGCCTCGCTGGCGCTGGGTGTCATTTTGCTGGTGGTGGGCACGGGCATGCTGTGGTCGGCGATTGGCAAGCTGCAGTCGCCAGAAACCGTGCCGCAGGTCCATGCCAGCGCACTGTGGGTGGTCGGCATCGCCCTGATTGCCAAGGAGTCGCTGTTTCGCTACATGCTGGCGGTGGCCAAGCGCGTCAAGTCCAGCATGCTGGTGGCCAACGCCTGGCATGCCAGATCGGATGCGGCGTCGTCGCTGGTGGTGGGCATCGGCATCATCGGCAACCTGGCGGGCTACCCGATCCTGGACCCGATTGCCGCGCTGATCGTGGGCTTCATGGTCACCAGGATGGGCTGGGAATTCGGCTGGGACGCCCTGCACGACCTGATGGACCGCGCCGTGGACGAGCAGGAAGTCGAGGCCATTCGGCAAACCCTGATCGAAACGCCCGGCGTCAGCGACGTGCATGACGTGCGCACGCGCAAGATGGGCGACATGATCGTCGTCGATGCGCATATCGAGGTCGATGCGTCGATTTCGGTGGAGGCCGGCCACGACATTGCCGTTGAGGCCCGGCAGCGGGTGCTCAAGCGTCACCGCGTGCTGAACCTGATGACCCATGTGGACCCGTGGAAGCGTCCCGACCTGGACCACGCCGGATGGACACCAAAGGATTGA
- a CDS encoding winged helix-turn-helix transcriptional regulator, with protein MSAKENAAVSLLLELLESRYALRVLWALKDGHPQTFRLLQDSIGNITPNTLNTRIKELRAAGLLGHGEKGYTVTTLGADLLKRLNDLQAFAGKWAVSQTKVSADTNK; from the coding sequence ATGAGTGCCAAAGAAAACGCCGCCGTAAGCCTGCTGCTTGAACTGCTGGAATCGCGCTACGCACTGCGTGTGCTGTGGGCACTGAAAGACGGCCATCCCCAGACCTTCCGGCTGCTCCAGGACAGCATCGGCAACATCACGCCCAACACCCTGAACACCCGCATCAAGGAATTGCGCGCCGCCGGCCTGCTCGGCCATGGCGAAAAAGGCTACACCGTCACCACGCTGGGCGCGGACCTGCTCAAACGCCTGAACGACCTGCAGGCGTTTGCCGGCAAATGGGCCGTCAGCCAGACCAAGGTCAGCGCCGACACCAATAAATAA